In Opitutales bacterium, the DNA window GGAACCACTACCCGTCAGGATCGCTATTTTTTTGGGCTTCTCACTCCCGAAGGATAGGCTGTTGTAAGTGTCCGGAAATAGTTGCGTGAGTCTGCTGCTTAAATCGTCTCGTGAAGTATCAAAATCGCAGATGAGGCCGATGTCATTCCCTTCAAAATTAAGAAATGTTTTTTTCACTTCCAGTCCAAGCTTTTGGGCGAGCAGCGCATTGTTACCGATTTTCGGGTGGGCATCTAGAGGCAGGTGGCAGCTGTAGACAGCGAGATCGCCGTCGAACGCAGTTTTTATTTTTTTACACAGCCATCCCATAAGGCCTGATGGCGGAGATCAGGGGTGAGTATTGATCGGCTGTAGCGGTTGATCGTGTCTAT includes these proteins:
- a CDS encoding Nif3-like dinuclear metal center hexameric protein, whose product is MGWLCKKIKTAFDGDLAVYSCHLPLDAHPKIGNNALLAQKLGLEVKKTFLNFEGNDIGLICDFDTSRDDLSSRLTQLFPDTYNSLSFGSEKPKKIAILTGSGSSAIDHLSTEGVDTLITGELRQHNFNQAQELGLNIFPCGHYATEVFGVQALAERLAKKMSLDWEFIDTACPL